One Papaver somniferum cultivar HN1 chromosome 10, ASM357369v1, whole genome shotgun sequence genomic window carries:
- the LOC113315756 gene encoding uncharacterized protein LOC113315756: MRLYLTYTRYPHFWFHSSIGLSGGIVIAWKDGVDLEIMHTFADTIQAIIHTHDNHPDFLITFMYGAHDTLDNISQWNYLLEMSSYVNIPWVLIGDLNFTMHDSETHSSVNRPHNTRHVRNFVLQLGLVDLVYSGSDTTWSYHRQGDEHVSVRLDRALVNNLWINNYTATYLEHLVPIASDHSPIILNTISTFNQQSPFKLYKCWFQIPSCSTTINQIWNHHFLGSPLYQFSSKLKYIKTELQQWKKLHFGNIEANLHQIQTQLQLCYDNNLPATHPRTQYLTNSLQTWLSIQREYFMQQASDKFLEADMSTSYFHSMANFSKRRSHIHDIQGPLVVYTLHFRFKYQDLIRLPDADEIKEVVFNIRPWASPGNDGFQAAFYQKCWDTVGSEVISMVQYLFTNKHMLRAMNHTYQVQIPKIHHPQTPSDYRPISICNVSYKIISKIIANRLKPFLSKIISPTQTAYVAGRHIQDNVIIAHELLHTMKTKKIKHALVGMKLDMSKAFDRVEWTFLLDILRHLGFHSDWIALIEQCISTTDISLLINGTPSASFKSSRSLRQGDPLSHYYFLFIIEAFSRLLQHHVDMGLLQDDCLLFFQANATQMNLLKELLHIFGQASGQVGNGTSITIWTSNWIPSLPSTLRDWDDLHLSNYQWVSQLFDSQTGNWDVPLLQQLFTPSQVSFYIAKHQLHAASSIPAFVRSVLNDAWKPPPLNVLKINMMLLTDLFLYWMAEAWALLEAMEMATSNGWSNVVFETDNLNISSYVNNQSSLPPWQSKILLKKCVHICNRNVVWSCVFVYRGCNKVVDALAKAASKHHLYGEWWFNPPSLLIPYL; encoded by the exons ATGAGATTGTATCTTACTTACACGAGATATCCTCATTTCTGGTTTCATTCTTCTATTGGCCTTTCTGGTGGAATTGTTATTGCTTGGAAAGATGGTGTTGACTTAGAAATTATGCACACTTTTGCTGACACTATTCAAGCCATAATTCATACTCATGATAATCATCCTGACTTTTTAATCACTTTTATGTATGGTGCTCATGATACCCTAGATAATATTAGTCAATGGAATTATCTTTTAGAGATGAGCAGCTACGTTAATATTCCTTGGGTGCTGATCGGTGATTTGAATTTTACTATGCATGATTCTGAAACTCATAGTTCTGTTAATCGGCCTCATAATACTAGACATGTTAGGAATTTTGTTCTACAACTTGGGCTTGTTGATTTGGTTTACTCTGGTTCTGATACTACTTGGTCTTATCATAGACAGGGAGATGAACATGTCTCTGTTCGACTTGATAGGGCTTTAGTAAACAATTTGTGGATTAATAATTATACTGCAACTTATCTTGAACATTTAGTACCTATTGCATCTGATCATAGTCCAATCATCTTAAATACCATTTCAACCTTCAATCAGCAGTCTCCTTTTAAATTATACAAATGCTGGTTTCAAATTCCTTCTTGCAGCACAACAATAAATCAGATTTGGAATCACCATTTTTTGGGTTCGCCTTTGTATCAATTTTCAAGTAAGCTCAAGTATATCAAAACTGAACTTCAACAATGGAAAAAACTACATTTTGGTAATATTGAAGCAAATCTGCATCAAATTCAGACTCAACTTCAACTGTGTTATGATAACAATCTGCCTGCTACTCATCCTCGTACTCAGTATCTTACTAATAGTTTGCAGACTTGGTTGTCCATTCAGAGGGAATATTTTATGCAGCAAGCTAGTGATAAATTCCTTGAAGCAGACATGAGCACTTCTTATTTTCACTCTATGGCAAATTTTAGTAAGCGAAGATCTCATATTCATGATATTCAAGGGCCTTTGG TTGTTTACACCTTGCATTTCAGATTCAAATATCAAGATTTAATTCGTCTTCCAGATGCTGATGAAATTAAGGAAGTGGTATTCAACATCAGGCCATGGGCTTCTCCAGGAAACGATGGTTTTCAAGCGGCTTTTTATCAAAAATGCTGGGATACAGTTGGTTCAGAGGTAATTTCAATGGTTCAGTATTTGTTTACCAATAAACATATGCTTAGAGCCATGAATCATACTTATCAAGTCCAGATTCCTAAAATCCATCATCCTCAAACACCTTCTGATTATAGACCTATTAGTATTTGTAACGTTAGCTATAAAATCATTTCTAAGATAATAGCTAACAGATTAAAACCTTTTCTATCAAAGATTATTTCACCAACTCAAACAGCCTATGTTGCAGGAAGACATATTCAAGATAATGTTATTATTGCGCATGAATTACTGcacactatgaagactaaaaagattAAACATGCTCTAGTTGGCATGAAGTTagatatgtcgaaagctttcgacagggtAGAATGGACTTTTTTGTTGGATATTCTTCGTCATCTTGGCTTTCATTCAGATTGGATTGCCTTAATCGAACAATGTATCTCTACAACAGATATTTCTTTACTCATTAATGGGACTCCTTCAGCCAGTTTTAAGTCTTCTCGTAGTCTGCGACAAGGGGATCCTTTGTcccattattattttttgtttattATAGAGGCTTTTTCTAGACTGTTACAACATCATGTTGATATGGGGCTGCTTCAAG ATGATTGCTTATTATTCTTTCAAGCAAATGCCACTCAAATGAATCTCTTGAAAGAGCTGTTGCACATCTTTGGTCAGGCTTCAGGTCAG GTGGGCAATGGTACTAGCATTACTATTTGGACTTCAAACTGGATTCCTTCTTTACCATCAACACTTAGAGATTGGGATGATCTGCATCTTTCTAATTATCAATGGGTTTCTCAGTTGTTTGACTCTCAAACTGGTAACTGGGATGTTCCCCTCCTTCAACAGTTGTTTACTCCTTCACAA GTTAGTTTTTACATTGCAAAGCATCAGTTACATGCTGCATCAAGTATTCCTGCTTTTGTTAGATCTGTTTTAAATGATGCTTGGAAGCCACCTCCGTTGAATGTTTTGAAAATCAACATGATGCTTCTTACAGACCTCTTTCTTTATTGGATG GCAGAAGCTTGGGCTTTATTGGAAGCAATGGAAATGGCGACTTCTAATGGTTGGTCTAATGTTGTGTTTGAAACTGATAACCTGAATATCAGTTCTTATGTAAACAATCAGTCTTCTCTTCCTCCTTGGCAGAGTAAGATTTTACTGAAGAAGTGTGTTCATATATGTAATAGAAATGTTGTGTGGTCTTGTGTGTTTGTTTATAGGGGTTGTAATAAGGTTGTTGATGCGCTAGCTAAGGCTGCTAGTAAGCATCATCTTTATGGGGAATGGTGGTTTAATCCACCTTCTTTGTTAATTCCTTACTTATAA